The Streptomyces lienomycini sequence GGCGCTGTCCGGGTCGCCCCGGGACAGCCGGAGCACCGAAGCAGCTCTACCGCTCCCGCTGCTGCGCCTCCGGTCCGAAGCACGATTTGGCGACTGCCCTCGCCCCGGTGGAACAAACTCCGCTTTTCGAAAAGTCATCAGGACAGCGGAACGACCACGGTGATGCACTTGCCTCCGGAGGGAAGGTCTGCCACGCGTACCTCGCGGGCCAGCCGGCAGACGATCGGCCAGCCTCGCCCGCCCAGGCCGCGGCGGCCGCGTTCGTCGGTGGCGGGCGCGGCCACCGGCAGGTCGTGGCTGCGGTCGCACACCGAAAGGCGCAGGCCGGGCCGTATGCCCGGTTCCACGACGTCGACCCGGAAGTCGGTGATGCCGCCGCCGTGCAGGATCGCGTTGGTGGTCAGTTCGGAGGCGACGAGGACGGCGTCGGACAGGGCGCCCGTGTCGCAGGACGCGGGGCCGCCGCGGCCGCCGCACGCGGTGACGGCGCGCTCGACCTCCCGGCGCGCGTCGGCGGGCCTGCACGGCGCGTACCGGCGGTGCGCGCGGGTACCGCGCGGTTCGGCTGCGGGTTCGGTTGTGTCCCTGTCACACATCCGTCGGCTCCCTGTGGGTCGGTTCTGTTCGGCCGTGTGCGCACCGTTCGGCCCCGTCACTTTCGGCTGACCTCTGGGCGTCGGGCCAAACCTCCGGTCCTCCGTGCGGCCCACGGGCCATCCGGGCGCCCTGCGGGGGTACGCGGAGTGCATGACGGATGTTGTGGACTCGGACGAACTGCTGCGCCGCATGCACCGCGCGAGGTCGTGCGCGCTGGAGGAGCGGCGCGTCTGGCGGGCGCGAGCCGAGGAGCTGCGGCCGACCGACCCGGAGGGTTCGCGGGAGGCCGCGGTGCGGACGGTGGCGTACGAGGCCGTCCTGCGGGTCCTGGACGAGGTGCTCACCCCGGGCCGGAACCCGGGTTGAGGGGCCGCGGCGCGGATTGACGGCACGCCGGGCGGGAAGCCGCATCGGCATGACTGTCGACCATCGCCGCGCACCGGTCCTGGAGGCCCTCGTCGAGTACCGCCGTGAGGGGCGGCTGTCGTTCACGCCGCCGGGACACAAGCAGGCGCGGGGCGCCGATCCCGCCGTGCGCGAGGTGCTGGGCGACGCCGTCTTCCACGGTGACGTACTGGCGACGGCCGGGCTCGACGACCGGCTCAACCGGGGGCGGGTGCTGCAGCGTGCCCAGGAGCTGATGGCGGACGCCGTCCACGCCGATCACACGTTCTTCACCACGTGCGGGAGTTCCCTGTCGGTGAAGGCGGCGATGCTGGCGGTCGCGGGACCGCACGAGAAGCTGCTGATCGGCCGGGACGCGCACAAGGCGGTGGTCTCGGGACTGATCCTGTCCGGGATCGAGCCGGTCTGGGTCGATCCCCGCTGGGACGCCGAGCGGCATCTGGCCCATCCGCCGTCCGCCGAAACGTTCGAGGAGGCGTTCGCCGCGCATCCCGACGCCAAGGGCGCCTTGATCACCAGTCCCACGCCGTACGGGGCGAGCGCGGATCTGCGGGCCGTCGCCGAGGTCTGCCACCGGCGTTCGGCGCCGCTGATCGTCGACGAGGCGTGGGGGGCGCATCTGCCCTTCCATCCGGATCTGCCGTCCTGGGCGATGGACGCGGGCGCCGACATCTGCGTGACCAGCATCCACAAGATGGGCAGCGGTCTGGAGCAGGGGTCCGTGTTCCACCTGCGCGGTGACCTGGTGCCGCCGA is a genomic window containing:
- a CDS encoding ATP-binding protein; protein product: MCDRDTTEPAAEPRGTRAHRRYAPCRPADARREVERAVTACGGRGGPASCDTGALSDAVLVASELTTNAILHGGGITDFRVDVVEPGIRPGLRLSVCDRSHDLPVAAPATDERGRRGLGGRGWPIVCRLAREVRVADLPSGGKCITVVVPLS
- a CDS encoding aminotransferase class I/II-fold pyridoxal phosphate-dependent enzyme → MTVDHRRAPVLEALVEYRREGRLSFTPPGHKQARGADPAVREVLGDAVFHGDVLATAGLDDRLNRGRVLQRAQELMADAVHADHTFFTTCGSSLSVKAAMLAVAGPHEKLLIGRDAHKAVVSGLILSGIEPVWVDPRWDAERHLAHPPSAETFEEAFAAHPDAKGALITSPTPYGASADLRAVAEVCHRRSAPLIVDEAWGAHLPFHPDLPSWAMDAGADICVTSIHKMGSGLEQGSVFHLRGDLVPPKLLGMRADLLSTTSPSVLIFAGLDGWRRQMALGGHGLMGGALELAAGVRAAVEEIDGMHVNDRDDFCGAGAAHGFDPLPVVIDLAGLGVSGFQAADWLREHRSVVAHLTDHRRIGAQITHGDDRETADELLTALKDLARAAPGLDPAPRVEVPSPQELRMPQVCLPRDAFFGPTEDVPLVRAAGRIAAEMITPYPPGIPAVLPGERLAEPVLRYLRTGLDAGMYLPDPTDPALETIRVVAR